In Epilithonimonas zeae, the DNA window ATTGTCTCAATCACATAATTCCAATCAAATCGAATGTTGAAAAGCCGAATCACACACAGCCCGAGCTGAGTGGAGCTCATTTTTGCTTGGTAAAACTTTAGCAAAAAATAGCGGGAACGGAGCGCGGAAAAGCTGCCCAAATAAAAATTAATTATCTTTCTCTGAGTCTATTTTTTCAAGTTGCTTAAGGTTCTTGGAAAGTCTTTTCAGGATAATTCCGTAGGCTATTTTGTAGTAGAGCAAAATGAGGATGATACAAACCAAAAGACTGAAAATAACCCCCGTGATCAGGCCCCAAAATGTTGGATTATCTATCTCAATATTTTGTCGTCTAATTGTAAAGATGATAAAACTCGTGAAACTTCCTATGAAAAGGAATAACAAAACGATATTGCTGAAAATAAATAGGTTAACCGATTTTTTGAAATTAATAATGTGAATGATAAATTTCTTGAGATTGGCTTCTACATCTATCTTTTTGTAGTTTTTATAAAAAATGATGACAAAAACTCCAGTAATTACAAGGCTTGCAATCTTAATCCAATAATAAATTTTGTCCAAAGAAAACTCGACTTCGCTCTGGTTTCTAATCTGAAGTTTGTTCAGAATACTGGTGAAATCTGTATGAAAGCTAGTGGAAAATAATGCTATGAAATTGATAATGCCAAAAATGACAAATTCGGCTACACTGATCCACAGAATATATTTAACATAATTTCTGGATTTTTTATTGAGCATAACCTCAATCTCATCCTGATTGTAGTCATCAGAAATGACTTGTTCCTGCCAGGATTTCTTAAGCGAATCTATATCAAAGTCTTCTGGGTTAGGCATGCTTTATCATTAATTCTTTTAATGTTTTCTTTAATCTGTTCATTTTCACTCTTGCATTTACTTCTGTAATTCCTAATGTTTCTGCGATTTCTTTATAAGGTTCATCGTCCAGATACATCATCACGATGGCTCTTTCTACATCGGGCAACATTTTTATAACCTTGTACAATAAAGAAATCTGTTGCTGTTTTTCATCAGAATCTTCTAGAAAATCTTTGCTGTGAAAATCTTGTAATTCGTCCGTCTGTGGCTGTCTTGTTTTTTTTCTGAATAATGTGATTGCCGTATTAAGTGCAACACGATACATCCACGTAGAAATTTTGGAATTACCTTGGAATGA includes these proteins:
- a CDS encoding RNA polymerase sigma factor, producing MESKQKEFSKLIKNNQGLIIKVSRLYTHSLEDQEDLFQEIVLQLWKSYDSFQGNSKISTWMYRVALNTAITLFRKKTRQPQTDELQDFHSKDFLEDSDEKQQQISLLYKVIKMLPDVERAIVMMYLDDEPYKEIAETLGITEVNARVKMNRLKKTLKELMIKHA